A section of the Castanea sativa cultivar Marrone di Chiusa Pesio chromosome 12, ASM4071231v1 genome encodes:
- the LOC142618833 gene encoding myrcene synthase, chloroplastic-like, which yields MFQSSNLPKKNHNKLYQRPLTMALNLLASLPICKFPRAALPSRGPIHFKSLVTSRSDIVPGSVQCKVFNKISSSTDIVRRSANYQPPIWDYDYIQSLRSEYLGEEYTGQANKLKEQVRMMLHKAVDPLDQLELMDTLQRLGLSYHFESEMKRILEALYNNDHCGDTWKEENLYATALKFRLLRQHGYKVSEEVFNSFMEGGSFKRYLCDDTKGMLSLYEASFLSIEGENSLDEAREFSKKHLQEFVNHKNDQYLSTMVSHALELPLHWRLLRVEARWFIDVYRSKEDMNAILLKLAKLDFNMVQATHQEDLKQVSRWWRSIGLGEKLSFVRNRLTENFFWTVGCTFHPQFGYSRRISTKANLIITVIDDVYDVYGTLDELELFTDAVESWNINAMDGLPDYMKMCFLALQNLVNEMAFDTLKEQGFHIIQYFKKSWTNLCRAYLLEAKWYYNGYTPSLQEYLDNAWVSVSVPTILLDTYFSATNPITKEALDFFEECPNILRWSSMIIRLVDDLGTSEYELERGDVPKSIQCYMNETGASEEDAHEYISCLISAIWKKINEEQAKTSPFSKTFIEIIFNIVRTAHCMYQYGDGHGVGNHETKDCLSSLFVQPIPLHKDRHDELLIYKDADLKF from the exons ATGTTTCAAAGTAGtaacttacccaaaaaaaaccataataagCTTTATCAAAGGCCTTTGACAATGGCTCTCAACCTACTTGCTTCACTCCCTATTTGCAAATTCCCAAGAGCAGCTCTCCCATCTAGAGGTCCCATCCATTTCAAATCACTTGTAACAAGCAGAAGTGACATTGTTCCTGGTTCTGTCCAGTGCAAGGTCTTCAACAAAATTTCTAGTAGTACTGATATTGTTCGGCGATCGGCTAATTACCAACCTCCCATTTGGGACTATGATTACATCCAGTCACTGAGAAGTGAATACTTG gGAGAAGAGTACACAGGGCAAGCTAACAAGTTGAAGGAACAAGTGAGGATGATGCTTCACAAAGCGGTGGATCCTTTAGACCAGCTGGAGCTGATGGATACGTTGCAAAGGCTAGGATTGTCTTATCACTTTGAGAGTGAAATGAAGAGAATCTTGGAAGCTCTATACAACAATGATCATTGTGGTGATACATGGAAGGAGGAGAATTTATATGCCACAGCTCTTAAATTTCGACTGCTTAGACAACATGGATATAAGGTGTCCGAAg AAGTTTTCAATAGTTTCATGGAGGGAGGGAGTTTTAAGAGATATCTTTGTGATGATACCAAGGGAATGCTATCGTTGTATGAAGCCTCATTCCTTTCGATAGAAGGTGAGAATAGCTTGGATGAAGCAAGAgaattctcaaaaaaacatCTCCAAGAATTTGTCAACCATAAAAATGATCAATATCTTTCTACCATGGTGAGCCATGCCTTGGAGCTTCCACTACATTGGAGGCTATTAAGAGTGGAAGCGAGATGGTTCATTGATGTATATAGGAGCAAAGAAGACATGAACGCTATCTTGCTTAAGCTTGCAAAACTGGATTTTAACATGGTGCAAGCAACCCACCAGGAAGATCTCAAACAAGTGTCAAG GTGGTGGAGGAGCATTGGCCTGGGAGAAAAGTTAAGCTTTGTGAGAAATAGGCTGACAGAGAATTTCTTCTGGACAGTGGGATGTACATTTCATCCTCAGTTTGGTTATTCTCGAAGAATCTCAACAAAGGCAAATCTAATCATTACGGTAATAGATGATGTTTATGATGTGTATGGCACTTTGGATGAACTTGAGCTCTTCACGGATGCTGTTGAGAG TTGGAATATCAATGCAATGGATGGGCTCCCAGATTATATGAAGATGTGTTTCCTTGCTCTACAAAATTTAGTTAATGAAATGGCTTTTGATACACTTAAGGAACAAGGATTCCACAtcattcaatattttaaaaaatca TGGACAAATTTATGTAGAGCTTATTTGTTGGAAGCAAAGTGGTACTATAATGGATATACACCTAGCCTTCAAGAATACCTTGATAATGCATGGGTATCAGTATCAGTGCCAACTATACTATTGGATACTTATTTTTCAGCCACAAATCCAATAACAAAGGAAGCCTTAGATTTCTTCGAAGAATGCCCCAACATACTACGTTGGTCATCAATGATTATACGACTTGTAGATGATCTTGGAACATCTGAA TATGAGTTAGAACGAGGTGATGTCCCTAAATCAATCCAGTGTTACATGAATGAAACTGGTGCTAGTGAAGAAGATGCCCACGAATACATTAGTTGTTTGATTAGTGCAATATGGAAGAAGATAAATGAAGAACAAGCTAAGACTTCTCCCTTCTCTaaaacatttattgaaattatattcAACATTGTAAGGACGGCCCATTGCATGTACCAGTATGGAGATGGACATGGTGTTGGAAACCATGAAACTAAGGATTGTTTATCATCATTATTTGTTCAGCCCATTCCATTGCATAAAGATCGACACGATGAATTATTGATATATAAGGATGCAGATTTGAAGTTTTAA
- the LOC142619814 gene encoding myrcene synthase, chloroplastic-like — protein MALNLLLSLPTCNFPIAAFPSIGPIHLKSLVTSKSDLVSGPVQCKVSSKISSSTSTDIVRRTADYQPPIWDYDYIQSLRSEYLGEEYTGQVNKLKEQVRMMLHKVMDPLEQLELIDTLQRLGLSYHFESKMKRILEGLYNNNHGGDLWKENLYATALKFRLFRQHGYSVSEEVFNSFMERGSFKACLCDDTKGMLALYEASFLSIEGENILEEARDFSKKHLQEFVKQNKDQNLSTVVSHALELPLHWRILRVEARWFIDVYRSKEDMNPTLLKLAELDFNMVQATHQEDLKQVSRWWRSTGIAEKLSYVRDRMTESFFWTVGCTFHPHFGYCRRISSKVNVLITVLDDIYDVYGTLDELELFTDAIERWDINAMDGLPNYMKICFLALYNSVNEMAFDILKEQEFHSIRYFKKTWADLCKAYLLEAKWYYSGYTPRLEEYLENACFSIAAPTILLHAYFSYTNPITKEALDCLEEYPNIVRLSSMILRLADDLGTSTDELKRGDVPKSIQCYMNETGASEEDAREYIRCLISATWKKMNKERAATSPLSETFIEIAFNLGRMAQCIYQYGDGHGVGNHETKDRLVSLFVQPIPSYKDENDE, from the exons ATGGCTCTCAACCTACTTCTTTCACTCCCTACTTGCAATTTCCCAATAGCAGCTTTCCCATCTATAGGTCCCATCCATCTCAAATCACTAGTAACAAGCAAAAGTGACCTTGTTTCTGGTCCTGTCCAATGCAAGGTTTCCAGCAAAATTTCAAGTAGTACTAGTACTGATATTGTTCGGCGAACGGCTGATTACCAACCTCCCATTTGGGACTATGATTACATTCAGTCACTAAGAAGTGAATACCTG GGAGAAGAGTACACAGGGCAAGTTAACAAGTTGAAGGAACAAGTGAGGATGATGCTTCACAAAGTGATGGATCCTTTAGAGCAATTGGAGCTGATAGATACCTTGCAAAGACTAGGATTGTCTTATCACTTTGAGAGTAAAATGAAGAGAATCCTGGAAGGTCTATACAATAATAATCATGGTGGTGATTTGTGGAAGGAGAATTTATATGCCACAGCTCTTAAATTTCGTCTGTTTAGGCAACATGGATATAGTGTGTCCGAAG AAGTTTTCAATAGTTTCATGGAGAGAGGAAGTTTCAAGGCATGTCTTTGTGATGATACCAAGGGAATGCTAGCCTTGTATGAAGCTTCATTCCTTTCGATAGAAGGTGAAAATATCTTGGAGGAAGCAAgagatttctcaaaaaaacatcTCCAAGAATTTGTGAAGCAGAATAAAGATCAAAATCTTTCTACTGTAGTGAGCCATGCTTTGGAGCTTCCACTACATTGGAGGATACTAAGGGTGGAAGCGAGATGGTTCATTGATGTATATAGGAGCAAAGAAGATATGAACCCTACCTTGCTTAAGCTTGCAGAACTAGATTTCAACATGGTCCAAGCAACCCACCAAGAAGATCTCAAACAAGTGTCAAG GTGGTGGAGGAGCACTGGCATTGCAGAAAAGTTGAGCTATGTGAGGGATAGGATGACAGAGAGTTTCTTCTGGACAGTGGGGTGTACATTTCATCCTCACTTTGGATATTGTAGGAGAATCTCATCAAAGGTCAATGTACTCATTACAGTATTAGATGATATTTATGATGTGTATGGAACTTTAGATGAACTTGAGCTCTTCACGGACGCTATTGAGAG GTGGGATATCAATGCAATGGATGGGCTCCCAAATTATATGAAGATATGTTTCCTTGCTTTATACAATTCAGTTAATGAAATGGCTTTTGATATACTAAAGGAACAAGAATTCCACAGCATtcgatattttaaaaaaacg TGGGCAGATTTGTGTAAAGCTTATTTGTTGGAGGCAAAGTGGTACTATAGCGGGTATACACCAAGACTTGAAGAATACCTTGAGAATGCATGTTTTTCAATTGCAGCACCAACTATACTATTGCATGCTTATTTTTCCTACACAAATCCGATAACAAAGGAAGCCCTAGATTGCTTGGAAGAGTACCCCAACATAGTTCGTTTGTCATCAATGATTTTGAGATTAGCAGATGATCTCGGAACATCTACA GATGAATTAAAAAGAGGCGATGTTCCTAAATCAATCCAATGTTACATGAATGAAACTGGTGCTAGCGAAGAAGATGCTCGTGAATACATTAGGTGTTTGATTAGTGCAACATGGAAGAAGATGAATAAAGAACGAGCTGCGACTTCTCCCTTGTCTgaaacatttattgaaattgcaTTCAACCTTGGAAGGATGGCCCAATGCATATACCAGTATGGAGATGGGCACGGTGTTGGAAACCATGAAACTAAGGATCGTTTAGTATCATTATTTGTTCAGCCCATTCCATCATATAAAGATGAAAATGATGAATGA